A single genomic interval of Prunus dulcis chromosome 5, ALMONDv2, whole genome shotgun sequence harbors:
- the LOC117627702 gene encoding polyadenylate-binding protein RBP47B' isoform X2 produces the protein MMSAQPQPPSSMMSQAQGYQHHHHQPTSVEEVRTLWIGDLQYWVDENYLTTCFAHTGEVISIKIIRNKITGQPEGYGFVEFVSHAAAERVLHAYNGTLMPGTEQNFRLNWASFGIGERRPDAGPEHSIFVGDLAPDVTDFMLQETFRTQYSSVRGAKVVTDPNTGRSKGYGFVKFADETERNRAMTEMNGVYCSTRQMRISAATPKKTTGFQQQYGATKVYPNPAYTTPAVPVLPADYDANNTTIFVGNLDPNVTEEELKQSFMQFGEIPYVKIPVGKGCGFVQFGTRASAEEAIQRMQGMMIGQQVVRISWGRSPTAKQDVPGSFAQQVDPSQWAAYYGYGQGYDAYAYGATQDPSLYAYGAYAGYGQYPQQVEGVQDLAAMGGTVPSVEQREELDDPLATPDVDKLNAAYLSVHGRAILGRPMWLRTSSFTQQA, from the exons atgatgagCGCTCAGCCTCAACCGCCGAGTAGTATGATGTCTCAGGCTCAAGGTTatcagcatcatcatcatcaaccaACTTCAGTGGAAGAGGTCAGAACCCTTTGGATTGGGGATTTACAGTATTGGGTCGACGAAAACTACCTCACTACCTGCTTTGCACACACCGGcgag GTGATTTCAATAAAGATAATACGCAATAAAATCACTGGCCAGCCAGAGGGTTATGGGTTTGTGGAATTTGTTTCTCATGCCGCAGCGGAAAGGGTTCTGCATGCTTACAATGGGACACTAATGCCTGGAACTGAACAAAATTTTAGATTGAACTGGGCTTCGTTTGGTATTGGGGAAAGACGCCCTGATGCTGGCCCTGAGCACTCTATTTTCGTAGGGGATTTAGCCCCTGATGTTACAGATTTTATGCTGCAAGAAACCTTTCGAACTCAATATTCTTCGGTCAGAGGTGCCAAGGTTGTGACTGATCCAAACACTGGACGCTCAAAGGGATATGGGTTTGTCAAGTTTGCAGATGAGACAGAAAGGAACCGTGCTATGACAGAAATGAATGGTGTTTATTGCTCAACTAGGCAGATGCGTATCAGTGCCGCAACACCAAAGAAAACCACCGGTTTTCAGCAGCAATATGGTGCAACAAAAG TATATCCTAATCCAGCATACACTACGCCAGCAGTTCCCGTGCTTCCAGCAGATTATGATGCAAACAACACTACA ATTTTTGTTGGTAACTTGGATCCTAACGTCACGGAGGAGGAACTGAAGCAAAGTTTTATGCAGTTTGGAGAGATTCCCTATGTCAAGATTCCTGTGGGCAAAGGATGTGGTTTTGTACAGTTTGGGACAAG GGCATCTGCTGAAGAAGCTATCCAAAGGATGCAGGGAATGATGATTGGTCAACAAGTAGTCCGCATTTCTTGGGGCAGGAGCCCAACAGCTAAACAG GATGTACCTGGTAGCTTTGCTCAGCAAGTAGATCCAAGCCAATGGGCTGCATATTATGGTTATGGACAAGGCTACGATGCCTATGCTTATGGGGCTACCCAGGATCCATCATTATATGCATACGGTGCATATGCTGGTTATGGCCAATATCCTCAACAG GTTGAAGGAGTTCAAGATCTTGCAGCTATGGGAGGTACTGTCCCCTCCGTGGAACAGAGGGAGGAGTTGGATGATCCCTTGGCTACACCCGATGTTGATAA GTTAAATGCAGCTTACCTCTCCGTTCATGGACGGGCTATCTTAGGCCGTCCGATGTGGCTGAGAACATCATCCTTCACTCAGCAAGCTTAG
- the LOC117627702 gene encoding polyadenylate-binding protein RBP47B' isoform X1 — MMSAQPQPPSSMMSQAQGYQHHHHQPTSVEEVRTLWIGDLQYWVDENYLTTCFAHTGEVISIKIIRNKITGQPEGYGFVEFVSHAAAERVLHAYNGTLMPGTEQNFRLNWASFGIGERRPDAGPEHSIFVGDLAPDVTDFMLQETFRTQYSSVRGAKVVTDPNTGRSKGYGFVKFADETERNRAMTEMNGVYCSTRQMRISAATPKKTTGFQQQYGATKAVYPNPAYTTPAVPVLPADYDANNTTIFVGNLDPNVTEEELKQSFMQFGEIPYVKIPVGKGCGFVQFGTRASAEEAIQRMQGMMIGQQVVRISWGRSPTAKQDVPGSFAQQVDPSQWAAYYGYGQGYDAYAYGATQDPSLYAYGAYAGYGQYPQQVEGVQDLAAMGGTVPSVEQREELDDPLATPDVDKLNAAYLSVHGRAILGRPMWLRTSSFTQQA; from the exons atgatgagCGCTCAGCCTCAACCGCCGAGTAGTATGATGTCTCAGGCTCAAGGTTatcagcatcatcatcatcaaccaACTTCAGTGGAAGAGGTCAGAACCCTTTGGATTGGGGATTTACAGTATTGGGTCGACGAAAACTACCTCACTACCTGCTTTGCACACACCGGcgag GTGATTTCAATAAAGATAATACGCAATAAAATCACTGGCCAGCCAGAGGGTTATGGGTTTGTGGAATTTGTTTCTCATGCCGCAGCGGAAAGGGTTCTGCATGCTTACAATGGGACACTAATGCCTGGAACTGAACAAAATTTTAGATTGAACTGGGCTTCGTTTGGTATTGGGGAAAGACGCCCTGATGCTGGCCCTGAGCACTCTATTTTCGTAGGGGATTTAGCCCCTGATGTTACAGATTTTATGCTGCAAGAAACCTTTCGAACTCAATATTCTTCGGTCAGAGGTGCCAAGGTTGTGACTGATCCAAACACTGGACGCTCAAAGGGATATGGGTTTGTCAAGTTTGCAGATGAGACAGAAAGGAACCGTGCTATGACAGAAATGAATGGTGTTTATTGCTCAACTAGGCAGATGCGTATCAGTGCCGCAACACCAAAGAAAACCACCGGTTTTCAGCAGCAATATGGTGCAACAAAAG CAGTATATCCTAATCCAGCATACACTACGCCAGCAGTTCCCGTGCTTCCAGCAGATTATGATGCAAACAACACTACA ATTTTTGTTGGTAACTTGGATCCTAACGTCACGGAGGAGGAACTGAAGCAAAGTTTTATGCAGTTTGGAGAGATTCCCTATGTCAAGATTCCTGTGGGCAAAGGATGTGGTTTTGTACAGTTTGGGACAAG GGCATCTGCTGAAGAAGCTATCCAAAGGATGCAGGGAATGATGATTGGTCAACAAGTAGTCCGCATTTCTTGGGGCAGGAGCCCAACAGCTAAACAG GATGTACCTGGTAGCTTTGCTCAGCAAGTAGATCCAAGCCAATGGGCTGCATATTATGGTTATGGACAAGGCTACGATGCCTATGCTTATGGGGCTACCCAGGATCCATCATTATATGCATACGGTGCATATGCTGGTTATGGCCAATATCCTCAACAG GTTGAAGGAGTTCAAGATCTTGCAGCTATGGGAGGTACTGTCCCCTCCGTGGAACAGAGGGAGGAGTTGGATGATCCCTTGGCTACACCCGATGTTGATAA GTTAAATGCAGCTTACCTCTCCGTTCATGGACGGGCTATCTTAGGCCGTCCGATGTGGCTGAGAACATCATCCTTCACTCAGCAAGCTTAG
- the LOC117627815 gene encoding lysine-specific demethylase JMJ706, whose amino-acid sequence MVEGRVCLSKEAKNGLEILKRRRLQRMRSETGTEPVKLTNMMARSGGDALKASASCGIRLQGGSDPVSLSSGASHGKDLFSKRRVDKFETGDLDWTEKIPECPVYYPAKEEFEDPLVYLQKIAPEASKYGICKIISPLSASTPAGVVLMREKAGFKFTTRVQPLRLAEWDNDDKVTFFMSGRNYTFHDFEKMANKVFARRYCSSGSLPATYMEKEFWQEIACGKTETVEYACDVDGSAFSSSRSDPLGSSKWNLKNLSRLPNSILRLLETAIPGVTDPMLYIGMIFSMFAWHVEDHYLYSINYHHCGASKTWYGIPGQAALQFEKVVKEHVYTHDIISTDGEDGAFDVLLGKTTLFPPNILLEHDVPVYKAVQKPGEFVVTFPRAYHAGFSHGFNCGEAVNFAIGDWFPLGAIASRRYALLNRMPLLPHEELLCKEAMLLYTSLELEDSEYSSADLVSHQCIKTSFVRLMRFQHRARWSLMKSGACTGVLPNSYGTILCSLCKRDCYVAYINCNCYMHPVCLRHEAKSLDFSCGSNPILFLREEITELEAAARKFEMEDGMLEEIKGLGENGDDYYSYPLISFQSTEEKGYSPYCEIKFELNPKLTGTTHYRSQEPEPGSHGQPMLSCGAKCSSPAVSDGSLSCAASTLCSLLEPRESLSAPNNCSYVSWQVQGNANTNTGALNSKRLSEELARSTYESSQSSPSYNECSSARPRNCNGSEVRPVVDQGSDDSDSEIFRVKRRSSLKVDKRSVNDISSSKHSENQGFKRLKKLQAERRCGPSVPQYSCSTGESTKFLTTSTYKGVSESAPMEGRFSRGSTVVPRGSTVPISIKFKKLANEESVSRQREHHIKDRYHQLESGKRRRGPPPIEIGPKRLKVKGPSFLGSESSSRLS is encoded by the exons ATG gtggaaggAAGGGTTTGTTTGTCCAAAGAGGCCAAAAATGGATTAGAAATTCTGAAGCGTAGAAGGCTTCAGCGTATGAGATCGGAAACTGGTACCGAGCCTGTAAAGTTAACTAATATGATGGCTCGAAGCGGAGGGGATGCTTTAAAAGCTTCAGCTTCCTGTGGTATTAGATTACAGGGAGGTTCCGACCCAGTTTCTCTGTCCAGTGGTGCTTCACATGGAAAAGATCTTTTTTCGAAGCGTAGAGTGGATAAGTTTGAAACAGGTGATCTAGACTGGACTGAGAAAATTCCTGAGTGTCCTGTATACTATCCAGCAAAGGAGGAGTTTGAGGATCCTTTGGTTTATTTACAGAAGATAGCTCCAGAAGCTTCAAAATATG GTATATGCAAGATTATATCCCCTTTGAGTGCTTCTACTCCAGCTGGGGTTGTATTGATGAGGGAGAAAGCAGGTTTCAAGTTCACAACTAGAGTACAGCCTCTTCGTCTTGCTGAGTGGGACAATGATGACAAGGTCACATTTTTCATGAGTGGAAG AAATTATACATTCCATGATTTCGAGAAAATGGCGAACAAAGTTTTTGCTCGTCGATATTGTAGTTCTGGTTCTCTTCCTGCCACGTACATGGAAAAAGAATTTTGGCAAGAAATTGCTTGTGGAAAGACAGAAACTGTTGAATATGCATGTGATGTAGATGGCAGTGCCTTTTCCTCTTCTCGCAGTGATCCGCTTGGAAGTAGCAAATGGAATTTAAAG AATCTTTCAAGGTTACCCAATTCCATTTTGCGTCTTCTGGAAACTGCAATTCCG GGTGTAACTGATCCCATGCTATACATTGGAATGATATTTAGTATGTTTGCTTGGCACGTGGAGGATCATTATTTGTACAG TATTAATTATCATCATTGTGGTGCATCCAAAACCTGGTATGGAATTCCTGGTCAAGCTGCTCTGCAATTTGAAAAGGTAGTCAAGGAGCATGTGTACACGCATGATATCATATCAACTGATGGAGAGGATGGAGCTTTTGATGTATTATTGGGGAAAACAACTTTGTTTCCTCCAAATATTTTGTTGGAACACGATGTCCCTGTCTACAAGGCTGTGCAAAAGCCAGGAGAGTTTGTCGTTACTTTCCCTAGAGCATACCATGCTGGATTCAGTCATG GTTTCAACTGTGGTGAGGCAGTCAACTTTGCAATTGGTGATTGGTTCCCTTTAGGTGCCATTGCTAGCCGTCGTTATGCGCTTCTTAACAGGATGCCCCTGCTTCCTCACGAAGAACTTCTGTGTAAAGAAGCCATGCTTCTGTACACAAGTTTAGAACTTGAAGATTCTGAATATTCATCTGCTGATTTGGTCTCCCATCAATGCATTAAGACTTCTTTTGTTAGATTGATGCGCTTTCAGCATCGTGCTCGTTGGTCTTTAATGAAGTCAGGCGCATGCACTGGTGTTTTACCAAACTCCTACGGAACCATTCTCTGCAGCCTGTGCAAGCGCGATTGCTATGTAGCTTACATTAATTGCAACTGTTACATGCATCCTGTGTGCCTTCGACATG AGGCAAAGTCTCTTGACTTCTCATGTGGAAGCAACCCTATTCTCTTTTTAAGAGAGGAGATAACAGAACTGGAAGCTGCAGCCAGAAAGTTTGAAATGGAAGATGGTATGTTAGAGGAGATAAAAGGGCTTGGTGAAAATGGCGATGACTATTATTCGTATCCGTTAATCTCGTTTCAGAGCACTGAAGAGAAAGGATACTCTCCTTATTGTGAGATAAAATTTGAGTTGAATCCTAAACTTACTGGCACAACTCATTATCGGTCACAAGAGCCAGAACCTGGTTCTCATGGTCAGCCCATGTTGAGTTGCGGTGCAAAATGTTCAAGTCCTGCAGTGTCAGATGGTTCCCTTTCATGTGCTGCATCAACTCTTTGTTCTCTTTTAGAGCCTCGTGAGAGCTTATCAGCACCCAATAAT TGTTCATATGTTTCCTGGCAGGTACAGGGAAATGCTAACACTAACACAGGAGCTCTAAATTCTAAAAGGCTTTCTGAAGAATTAGCGCGCAGTACGTATGAGTCTTCTCAGTCCTCTCCATCATACAATGAATGTTCTAGTGCGCGCCCAAGAAATTGTAATGGATCAGAGGTTAGGCCTGTTGTGGATCAAGGCAGTGATGATTCTGATTCTGAGATCTTTAGAGTTAAGCGCCGCTCATCATTGAAGGTGGACAAAAGAAGTGTAAATGATATCTCGTCATCAAAGCATTCTGAGAACCAG GGTTTTAAGCGACTGAAGAAACTGCAAGCTGAAAGAAGATGTGGGCCATCGGTCCCACAGTATTCTTGCAGCACTGGTGAATCAACTAAGTTTCTTACAACTAGTACTTACAAAGGAGTTTCTGAGAGTGCTCCTATGGAGGGCAGGTTTTCCAGAGGAAGTACCGTCGTCCCTAGAGGAAGTACAGTTCCCATCTCTATCAAGTTTAAGAAGTTGGCCAATGAAGAATCGGTTAGTAGACAGCGAGAACACCACATAAAGGATAGATACCACCAGCTTGAGTCGGGAAAGAGACGGAGGGGACCACCGCCAATAGAGATTGGTCCGAAGCGCCTTAAAGTCAAAGGCCCGTCATTCCTGGGGTCAGAGAGCAGCAGCAGGTTAAGTTAA